The following are from one region of the Geothermobacter ehrlichii genome:
- a CDS encoding ACT domain-containing protein, with the protein MTVQQISVFIENKTGRLAEVTRVIGNAGINIRALSLADTSDFGILRLIVDSPDKALQVLKEDGFTVSKTEVIAVEVPDRPKGLNGILEKLDQAGINVEYMYAFVEPNGGEAIIIFRFDDIQRALEMLPEMDVKLVKSDKIFSA; encoded by the coding sequence ATGACGGTTCAGCAGATTTCAGTCTTCATCGAGAACAAGACCGGCCGCCTGGCCGAGGTGACCCGGGTGATCGGCAACGCCGGCATCAACATTCGGGCTCTCTCCCTTGCCGACACTTCGGATTTCGGCATCCTGCGGCTGATCGTCGATTCGCCGGACAAGGCCCTGCAGGTGCTCAAGGAGGACGGCTTCACCGTCAGCAAGACCGAGGTGATCGCCGTCGAGGTGCCCGACCGGCCGAAAGGACTCAACGGCATTCTCGAAAAACTCGACCAGGCCGGCATCAACGTCGAATACATGTACGCCTTCGTCGAGCCCAACGGCGGAGAGGCTATCATCATCTTCCGTTTTGACGACATCCAGCGGGCCCTGGAGATGCTGCCGGAAATGGATGTCAAGCTGGTCAAGAGCGACAAGATTTTCTCGGCCTGA
- a CDS encoding phenylacetate--CoA ligase family protein, whose translation MKIWDPVHECMDREALRELQLRRLKQTLDRVYHNVPCYQQKFTDIGFHPDDLQTLEDLQRLPFTDKEDLRRNYPYGMFAVPMKEVVRIHSSSGTTGKPTVVGYSRRDLDTWTELVARFMTAAGVTAEDIVHIAFGYGLFTGAFGLHYGAERIGASVIPISSGNTDKQLMIMHDYRSSALVCTPSYALTMADRMERTGLDPQSLDLRVGLFGAEPWSEEMRREIERRLEIVATDNYGLSEVMGPGVAGECLCRRGMHIFEDHFLPEIIDPETGEVLPPGSVGELVITSLTKEAFPVVRYRTRDITRLDYAPCDCGRTMVRMQKTMGRSDDMLIIKGVNVFPTQIEEVLFQMEGCEPHYQLIVDRVNNVDTLEVRVEVNEKIFFDEMKQQKAFVEAVEKRLASTLGVGARVKLVEPASMPRHEGKAVRVIDRRKL comes from the coding sequence CTGAAAATATGGGATCCCGTCCACGAGTGCATGGATCGCGAAGCCCTGCGCGAGCTGCAGCTTCGCCGGCTGAAACAGACCCTCGACCGGGTCTACCACAACGTTCCCTGTTACCAGCAGAAATTCACTGACATCGGTTTTCATCCCGACGATCTGCAGACCCTCGAGGATCTGCAGCGGCTGCCGTTCACCGACAAGGAGGATCTGCGGCGCAACTATCCCTACGGCATGTTCGCCGTGCCCATGAAAGAGGTAGTACGCATCCATTCCTCGTCCGGAACCACGGGCAAGCCGACGGTGGTCGGCTACAGCCGCCGGGATCTCGACACCTGGACCGAACTGGTCGCCCGATTCATGACCGCCGCCGGCGTCACCGCCGAGGACATCGTGCATATCGCCTTCGGCTACGGCCTGTTTACCGGCGCCTTCGGCCTGCACTACGGCGCGGAGCGCATCGGCGCCTCGGTGATACCGATCTCAAGCGGCAATACCGACAAGCAGCTGATGATCATGCACGACTACCGCAGTTCGGCGCTGGTCTGCACGCCGAGCTACGCACTGACCATGGCCGATCGCATGGAACGAACCGGACTGGACCCGCAGAGTCTCGATCTGCGGGTCGGCCTGTTCGGCGCCGAGCCCTGGAGCGAGGAGATGCGGCGGGAGATCGAAAGGCGGCTGGAAATTGTCGCCACCGACAATTACGGCCTGTCCGAGGTCATGGGACCGGGAGTCGCCGGCGAGTGCCTCTGCCGCCGGGGGATGCACATCTTCGAGGACCACTTTCTGCCCGAGATCATCGATCCTGAAACCGGCGAGGTGCTGCCGCCGGGCTCAGTAGGGGAGCTGGTCATCACCAGCCTGACCAAGGAGGCCTTTCCCGTAGTCCGCTACCGGACAAGGGACATCACCCGTCTCGACTACGCGCCCTGCGACTGCGGCCGGACCATGGTCCGCATGCAGAAAACCATGGGGCGCTCCGACGACATGCTGATCATCAAAGGGGTCAATGTCTTTCCGACCCAGATCGAGGAGGTACTCTTCCAGATGGAGGGGTGCGAGCCGCACTACCAGCTGATCGTCGATCGCGTCAACAACGTCGATACCCTCGAGGTGCGGGTGGAGGTCAACGAAAAGATCTTCTTCGACGAAATGAAACAGCAGAAAGCCTTTGTCGAGGCGGTGGAAAAACGGCTGGCCAGCACCCTCGGCGTCGGCGCCAGGGTCAAGCTGGTGGAACCGGCCTCCATGCCGCGGCACGAAGGAAAGGCGGTGCGGGTCATCGATCGGCGAAAGTTGTGA